The sequence GATCGGTTAGTGTCGGCTTACCAAAATGTTTAGAATCACctttaaaaaatagcaaacattaaaaacatttcttttgttaGATGAACCATCCGGTGATAAATGTCTCGGGTTCTGATCGTGGTAGATGTTGCGTAAGCATCCATAACTCCCTTGATATTTGCGGCAGACCGGATTGTTTATGGAAATGTCCCTTGTTCGAACCTCAATTTCCACTCCCTCGACGTGATCAAGAGAAAGCATTTTTTCATGAAACCTCAGGTGTTCGGGCACTTGACTTCCGCCAAGCCTGTTCTGTTGAATCTCTCGCAATAATGAACCCACACTTGACCGTCATTTTGCTAATGAGCGGGAAAGATATTGATTGGAATTCAATAACTATGAAAACGTTGGGAAATtacgaaaacataaaaatctataatatTAATTTAGGTGATTACTTCATACATTCGCCTTTTCGACAATGGTATTTCTGCTCTACTTGGAATTACGGTTCATTTGCCGTGTCTCATCTGAGCGACGCACTCCGGTTCCTAACACTGTACAATTACGGAGGTTACTACTTTGATTTGGATATAATAATGGTTCAACAAGTGACACGTTACCGaaacttcatcgtggcggaaaacgagaaaaatttGGCTGCTGGAGCACTTCACGTTGATTACCTCCATCCAGTTATCCGCATGGCAGTGGAGGAGTTCCGAGAAACATACAGGTGTGTACACGAAAATTTCCCAAACTAGATGATTTAACTGTTTTCTTTACTTCAGAAAGGATATTTGGGGTCACAATGGCCCATTGCTGCTGACTCGCGTAATGACAAAATGGTGTTTGACGGAAAACATTGCCGAAATGAATTCTGATAGCTGCTACGGTTTTGAGATTCTTCCTCCAAAGACATTTTATCCAATCGAATGGCCTAAATGGTTGAGATATTTTTTGGAACAAGATATTACGTGGGATAATGACACAATTGGAATTCACGTATGGAACCAAAAGAGCACTGGCCAAGCAGTTTCAAAAACTTCCGAACAAGTATACACCAAACTTGCTCGGTCCCAATGTCCTTCGATTTTTGCGATGGCTCCTAATGTGT is a genomic window of Daphnia pulicaria isolate SC F1-1A chromosome 2, SC_F0-13Bv2, whole genome shotgun sequence containing:
- the LOC124327200 gene encoding lactosylceramide 4-alpha-galactosyltransferase-like is translated as MARIMLKPLLRCIFRKIMRMGFLRRLLLTFTVVGIFICTGYFVMQSDFYVRSMNHPVINVSGSDRGRCCVSIHNSLDICGRPDCLWKCPLFEPQFPLPRRDQEKAFFHETSGVRALDFRQACSVESLAIMNPHLTVILLMSGKDIDWNSITMKTLGNYENIKIYNINLGDYFIHSPFRQWYFCSTWNYGSFAVSHLSDALRFLTLYNYGGYYFDLDIIMVQQVTRYRNFIVAENEKNLAAGALHVDYLHPVIRMAVEEFRETYRKDIWGHNGPLLLTRVMTKWCLTENIAEMNSDSCYGFEILPPKTFYPIEWPKWLRYFLEQDITWDNDTIGIHVWNQKSTGQAVSKTSEQVYTKLARSQCPSIFAMAPNVF